From the Acidicapsa ligni genome, one window contains:
- a CDS encoding LLM class flavin-dependent oxidoreductase — protein MKKIGFLSFGHWTPSSQSQTQSAADTLLQSIDLAIEAERLGIDGAYFRVHHFARQLASPFPLLAAVGAKTRNIEIGTAVIDMRYENPHYMAEDASAADLISGGRLQLGISRGSPEQVIDGWRYFGYRPAEGETDADMGRRHAAEFFELLRGNGFAQPNPRPMFPNPPGLLRLEPNSEGLRDRIWWGAGSDATAVWAAKLGMNLQSSTLKDDETGEPFHIQQATQIRAYRAAWKEAGHARTPRVSVSRSIFALIDDRDRAYFGRGDQERDKIGFIDQSTRAIFGRSYAAEPDLLIRQLKEDEAIAEADTLLLTVPNQLGVAYNAHVLEAILTTVAPALNWR, from the coding sequence ATGAAGAAAATTGGCTTCCTCTCCTTCGGCCATTGGACACCGTCCTCTCAATCGCAAACGCAGTCGGCGGCTGATACGCTCCTGCAATCGATTGACCTCGCCATCGAGGCCGAGCGCCTGGGAATCGACGGAGCCTACTTCCGGGTTCATCACTTTGCGCGACAACTGGCATCCCCGTTCCCATTGCTTGCGGCAGTCGGCGCAAAGACACGCAACATTGAAATCGGCACCGCCGTGATCGACATGCGATATGAGAACCCTCATTACATGGCAGAAGACGCCAGCGCCGCGGATCTCATCTCCGGCGGACGCCTGCAACTGGGAATCAGCCGCGGTTCGCCGGAACAGGTGATCGATGGCTGGCGCTATTTTGGCTACCGCCCGGCAGAGGGTGAAACAGACGCCGACATGGGCCGGCGTCACGCCGCAGAGTTTTTTGAACTGCTACGCGGCAACGGTTTCGCTCAACCCAACCCACGTCCGATGTTTCCAAATCCGCCAGGCCTGCTGCGTCTTGAGCCAAACTCCGAGGGATTGCGGGATCGTATCTGGTGGGGCGCAGGTTCGGATGCGACCGCTGTCTGGGCCGCAAAGCTGGGAATGAACCTGCAAAGCTCAACCCTCAAAGACGACGAGACCGGAGAACCCTTCCACATCCAGCAAGCAACGCAGATCCGTGCCTACCGCGCCGCCTGGAAAGAAGCCGGACACGCTCGCACGCCGCGCGTTTCCGTCAGCCGCAGCATCTTCGCGCTGATCGACGACCGTGATCGCGCCTATTTCGGACGAGGAGACCAGGAAAGGGACAAGATCGGTTTCATCGATCAATCCACACGAGCCATCTTCGGCCGAAGCTACGCCGCCGAACCCGATCTCCTGATCCGCCAACTAAAGGAAGACGAAGCAATCGCAGAGGCCGACACCCTACTGCTAACCGTTCCAAACCAACTAGGCGTCGCCTACAACGCGCACGTCCTGGAAGCAATCCTAACCACCGTAGCCCCCGCCTTGAACTGGCGCTAG
- a CDS encoding ABC transporter permease, producing MSRFSRFFFRNRRYDDISVSIQEHIDERVDELMEVGMSREVAERTARRDFGNVTLLRERSHEVWQWQRLESLLVDLKHVFRRLRRSPGFAITVVLTLAIGIGANTAVFSVLNSVLLRPLPYPEPEQLVSLHLNAPGAPGLAEFRKELRLSASMYLTFASHNRVFQSVGVWSSNTASITGLAEPEQVNTAMISSGILETLGVPALHGQWLTESDQDPHGLGRVMLSYGYWQRRFGGDPGVVGRTISVDSQPRVIAGVMPRGFKVVNYDFDLLVPAGLDPVKEHLAGFMYHGIARLRPGVAISQANADVAGLLNVWMDSWTNGAGSDPHWYLNWKITPALEPLKETVVGSIQTVLWVVMATIGVVMLIACTNVANLLLVRADGRQQELAVRSALGAGRWRIARGLLLESVTLGLLGGTAGVAVAYAGLRLLTTIGPGELPRLSEISLDGWSVAFTLVLSVLSGLFFGAIPVFRYVPSRQGPTLLGAMRTASVSRERQRGRNVLVVAQVAMALVLLIGAVLMIRTFLAMRNVDPGFSDPASLQVMRLSIPETLVHDSMPVVRIQNSILDKLAAIGGVSSTGFVASVPMSGAEPSWDEILIEGKQNESDNAPMRLYNYVSPGYFHTAGTRFVAGRDFTWAEIYNVRPIGILSESLARELWGSPQAAIGKRFHEFSGQPWHEVVGVVQDVRENGVDQVSPATVYWPSLMNDVTASDKLGVWRTMYFAIRSNRAGRQDFINEMQQAVWSVNSNLPVAEVSTMQDIYSGSMARTSFTLVMLAIAGTMAFALGILGIYGVISYAVSQRTREIGIRMALGAKKSELVWMFVRSALVLTGVGTAIGLGAAAALMQLMRTLLFGISPLDPVTFLAVPVALVAAAVLASYLPALRTSAVDPVEALRAE from the coding sequence TTGTCACGATTCAGTCGCTTCTTCTTTAGAAATCGCAGGTATGACGACATCTCGGTCTCCATTCAGGAGCACATCGACGAGCGGGTCGATGAACTGATGGAAGTGGGTATGTCGCGCGAAGTGGCTGAACGAACGGCGCGTCGCGACTTTGGCAATGTGACACTCCTGCGAGAGCGGAGCCATGAGGTGTGGCAGTGGCAGAGATTGGAGTCTCTGCTGGTGGATCTGAAGCATGTGTTTCGCAGGCTGAGGCGGTCGCCGGGATTTGCGATTACGGTGGTGCTGACGCTGGCGATCGGCATTGGTGCGAATACGGCGGTCTTCAGCGTGCTGAACAGCGTGTTGCTGAGGCCGCTGCCTTATCCGGAGCCGGAGCAACTGGTATCGCTGCACCTGAATGCGCCGGGCGCGCCGGGGCTGGCCGAGTTTCGTAAAGAGCTGCGGTTGTCTGCCTCGATGTATCTCACGTTTGCTTCGCACAACCGCGTGTTTCAATCTGTCGGCGTGTGGAGTTCGAACACGGCCAGCATTACGGGGCTGGCCGAGCCGGAGCAGGTCAACACGGCGATGATCTCCAGCGGCATTCTCGAAACATTGGGTGTTCCCGCGCTGCATGGCCAATGGCTTACAGAGTCCGATCAGGACCCGCATGGGCTGGGCCGGGTGATGTTGAGTTATGGCTATTGGCAGCGTCGCTTTGGCGGAGACCCCGGCGTTGTGGGGCGCACTATCAGCGTAGATTCGCAGCCGCGGGTGATTGCAGGAGTGATGCCGCGCGGGTTCAAGGTGGTGAACTACGACTTCGATCTGCTGGTTCCTGCGGGTCTCGATCCAGTCAAGGAACATCTCGCCGGCTTTATGTATCACGGTATCGCACGGCTGCGACCGGGGGTTGCGATTTCTCAGGCGAATGCCGATGTGGCGGGCCTGCTGAATGTGTGGATGGACTCGTGGACGAATGGAGCGGGGAGCGATCCGCACTGGTATCTGAACTGGAAGATTACCCCGGCCCTGGAGCCTCTGAAAGAGACCGTGGTGGGCAGTATCCAGACGGTGCTTTGGGTGGTGATGGCGACGATTGGCGTGGTGATGCTGATTGCCTGCACCAACGTGGCCAACCTACTGCTGGTGCGTGCCGATGGGCGGCAGCAGGAGCTTGCGGTGCGTTCGGCGCTTGGCGCGGGGCGATGGAGGATAGCGCGAGGGCTTTTGCTGGAGAGCGTTACGCTGGGCCTGCTGGGCGGAACGGCGGGTGTGGCCGTGGCGTATGCCGGGCTGCGTCTGTTGACGACGATCGGACCGGGGGAACTGCCGCGTCTGAGCGAGATTTCGCTGGATGGCTGGTCTGTCGCGTTCACATTGGTTCTCTCCGTGCTTTCGGGCCTGTTCTTCGGCGCTATTCCTGTATTCCGATACGTGCCTTCGCGACAGGGCCCGACGTTGCTGGGGGCGATGCGCACGGCGAGCGTGAGCCGCGAACGTCAGCGGGGACGCAATGTGCTGGTGGTGGCGCAGGTGGCCATGGCGCTGGTGCTGCTTATCGGCGCGGTGCTGATGATCCGCACCTTTCTGGCGATGCGCAATGTCGATCCGGGCTTCTCTGATCCTGCATCTCTGCAGGTGATGAGGCTTTCTATTCCGGAGACGCTGGTGCATGATTCGATGCCGGTGGTGCGAATTCAGAACAGCATCCTGGACAAGCTGGCTGCGATTGGCGGCGTTTCGTCGACGGGCTTTGTGGCTTCGGTTCCCATGAGCGGAGCAGAGCCGAGCTGGGACGAGATTTTGATCGAAGGCAAGCAGAACGAAAGCGATAATGCCCCGATGCGCCTCTACAACTATGTGTCGCCGGGATACTTTCACACGGCGGGCACGCGATTTGTGGCTGGGCGCGATTTCACGTGGGCGGAGATCTATAACGTGAGGCCGATCGGCATTCTCTCGGAGAGCCTTGCTCGCGAGCTTTGGGGATCGCCGCAGGCAGCTATCGGCAAGCGCTTCCATGAGTTCTCAGGCCAGCCGTGGCATGAGGTGGTGGGTGTGGTTCAGGATGTGCGCGAAAACGGAGTGGACCAGGTGTCGCCCGCAACTGTCTACTGGCCTTCGTTGATGAACGATGTCACTGCTTCGGACAAGCTGGGAGTGTGGCGCACGATGTACTTTGCGATACGCAGCAATCGCGCCGGAAGGCAGGACTTCATCAACGAGATGCAACAGGCGGTGTGGTCGGTGAATTCAAATCTGCCGGTTGCGGAAGTCAGTACGATGCAGGATATCTACAGCGGCTCGATGGCTCGGACTTCGTTCACGCTGGTCATGTTGGCGATTGCGGGGACGATGGCGTTTGCTTTGGGCATTCTCGGGATCTATGGCGTGATTTCGTATGCTGTTTCGCAACGGACTCGGGAGATTGGGATTCGCATGGCGCTGGGCGCGAAGAAGAGCGAGCTGGTGTGGATGTTCGTTCGGTCGGCGCTGGTGCTTACCGGCGTGGGAACTGCGATTGGCCTGGGAGCGGCGGCGGCGCTGATGCAGCTCATGCGGACGCTGCTGTTTGGCATCAGTCCGCTGGACCCGGTGACGTTTCTGGCAGTGCCGGTTGCGTTGGTTGCTGCGGCGGTGCTGGCGAGTTATCTGCCTGCATTGCGCACCAGTGCTGTCGATCCTGTTGAAGCGCTGCGGGCTGAGTGA
- a CDS encoding glucose 1-dehydrogenase produces MSKLTGKVAVVTGASKGIGAAIAKSLAAAGASVVVNYASSKAGAEAVVAAITAAGGKAVAVGGDVSKAAEAEGIIDAAIKSYGRLDILVNNSGVYEFAPIGDITEDHFHKIFNINVLGLILVTQAAVKHLGEGASIINIGSAVTRLTPANSAVYTGTKGAVDAITGVLAKELGPKKIRVNAINPGIVETEGTQSAGFIGSEFETHFNAQTPLGRTGKPEEIASIATFLASDDAGWITGEQIIASGGLR; encoded by the coding sequence ATGAGCAAACTTACAGGCAAAGTCGCAGTCGTTACCGGCGCATCCAAAGGTATTGGAGCCGCCATCGCCAAGTCACTCGCCGCAGCAGGCGCATCGGTTGTTGTAAATTATGCTTCCAGCAAAGCCGGCGCAGAGGCAGTCGTCGCCGCCATCACAGCGGCTGGCGGAAAAGCTGTTGCCGTTGGTGGAGATGTTTCAAAGGCAGCCGAGGCGGAGGGCATCATCGACGCGGCCATCAAGAGCTACGGACGTCTCGATATCCTGGTGAACAACTCCGGCGTGTACGAATTTGCGCCGATCGGGGACATCACGGAAGACCACTTCCATAAGATTTTCAACATCAATGTGCTTGGCTTGATTCTCGTTACACAGGCAGCGGTAAAGCATCTCGGTGAGGGCGCAAGCATCATCAACATCGGTTCTGCTGTGACCCGGCTTACACCTGCGAACTCCGCTGTTTATACCGGCACCAAGGGTGCGGTAGACGCGATTACCGGAGTCCTGGCGAAAGAGCTTGGGCCTAAGAAAATCCGCGTCAATGCCATCAATCCGGGCATTGTTGAGACGGAAGGAACGCAGAGCGCAGGTTTCATCGGCTCTGAATTTGAGACGCACTTTAATGCGCAGACTCCGCTCGGCCGTACCGGCAAGCCGGAAGAGATCGCTTCAATCGCCACGTTCCTGGCTTCCGATGATGCCGGTTGGATTACCGGTGAGCAGATCATCGCCAGCGGCGGACTGCGGTAA
- a CDS encoding PadR family transcriptional regulator, which yields MAKNPEHRDLFPGALEIMILQSLKLKPMHGYALVKHIKQVSDDLLQVEEGSLYPALQRMLKEGWLEAQAGTSTKGRPTRIYRLTAAGIHHLESEVVSFERMFAGFARVLAAAKA from the coding sequence ATGGCGAAGAACCCTGAACATCGCGACCTTTTTCCCGGCGCACTGGAGATTATGATCCTCCAATCGCTGAAGCTGAAGCCTATGCATGGCTATGCGCTGGTGAAGCATATCAAGCAGGTTTCCGATGATCTGCTCCAGGTGGAGGAGGGTTCGCTCTATCCGGCTCTGCAACGAATGTTGAAGGAAGGCTGGCTGGAAGCCCAGGCCGGAACCTCCACCAAGGGCAGGCCAACGCGGATTTATCGGCTCACTGCTGCGGGCATTCATCATCTTGAAAGCGAAGTTGTCAGCTTCGAGAGGATGTTTGCGGGCTTTGCCCGTGTGCTTGCCGCAGCCAAGGCATAG
- a CDS encoding helix-turn-helix domain-containing protein produces the protein MRPLFHPAIEDVTVEAILHALSDPVRVAIYADIVGANCSQNCSSFLTVSDKTIPKSTLSQHFKALREAGLIRGERQGVEMHNTSRCAEIEQRFPGLIGSIVNAHNIQEADRLRASRLAKRRSASSARTANHKTS, from the coding sequence ATGAGGCCCCTCTTTCACCCCGCAATTGAAGACGTGACGGTGGAAGCAATCCTCCACGCGCTTTCCGATCCCGTTCGAGTGGCTATCTACGCTGACATCGTCGGCGCGAATTGCTCACAGAACTGTTCCAGCTTTCTGACTGTCAGCGACAAGACTATACCCAAATCAACGCTCTCCCAGCACTTCAAGGCGCTGCGGGAAGCAGGGCTGATCCGCGGCGAGCGTCAGGGCGTCGAGATGCATAACACCTCGCGATGCGCCGAGATTGAGCAGCGCTTTCCGGGGCTGATCGGCTCGATCGTCAATGCGCATAACATCCAGGAGGCAGATAGGCTTCGCGCTTCGAGGCTTGCCAAGCGCAGATCGGCTTCCTCTGCCAGGACGGCGAATCACAAAACGTCCTAA
- the recA gene encoding recombinase RecA, with amino-acid sequence MAYAEDRAKAVESALSQIEKQFGKGSIMRLGAKDAIVPISVISTGSISFDAALGVGGVPRGRVIEIFGPESSGKTTLTLQIIAEAQKAGGLAAFVDAEHALDPIYARKLGVDTDNLLISQPDYGEQALEITEALVRSGAIDVLVVDSVAALVPKAELDGEMGDSHMGLQARLMSQALRKLTGTVSKSRTSLIFINQIREKIGVMFGNPETTTGGRALKFYASVRVDIRRIAAVKEGDVVVGSRTKVKIVKNKVAAPFREAEFDILYGEGISREGDVLDLAVLHNIVEKSGAWYSFDGERIGQGRENVRTFLKNNPEVFTKMDSLVRTKLGIGAVAKAEVPDVPADGPAVAAQAVRAKK; translated from the coding sequence ATGGCATACGCCGAAGACCGCGCCAAAGCAGTAGAAAGCGCACTCTCACAGATTGAAAAGCAGTTTGGCAAAGGCTCCATCATGCGTCTGGGCGCCAAGGACGCAATTGTGCCCATCTCCGTCATTTCGACCGGATCCATCAGCTTTGACGCAGCCCTCGGCGTAGGCGGCGTTCCCCGCGGTCGCGTCATCGAAATCTTCGGACCGGAAAGCTCCGGCAAAACCACCCTCACCCTGCAGATCATCGCCGAGGCCCAAAAGGCTGGCGGTCTCGCAGCCTTCGTCGATGCCGAACACGCACTGGACCCCATCTATGCCCGCAAATTGGGCGTAGATACGGACAATCTGTTGATTTCGCAGCCGGATTACGGCGAACAGGCCCTTGAAATCACAGAAGCCCTGGTGCGTTCCGGAGCCATCGACGTTCTGGTAGTCGACTCCGTAGCCGCATTGGTTCCCAAAGCAGAACTCGACGGAGAAATGGGCGATTCGCACATGGGTCTGCAAGCCCGTTTGATGTCTCAGGCCCTCCGCAAGCTGACCGGCACCGTCTCCAAGTCGCGCACCTCGCTCATCTTCATCAACCAGATCCGCGAAAAAATCGGCGTCATGTTCGGTAATCCCGAAACCACCACCGGCGGCCGCGCATTGAAGTTCTACGCCTCGGTCCGCGTGGATATCCGCCGCATTGCCGCCGTCAAAGAAGGCGATGTGGTTGTCGGCTCCCGCACCAAGGTCAAGATCGTCAAGAACAAGGTCGCAGCACCCTTCCGCGAAGCCGAGTTCGACATCCTCTACGGTGAAGGCATCTCCCGCGAAGGCGATGTTCTCGATCTGGCCGTCCTGCATAACATCGTCGAGAAGTCCGGCGCCTGGTATAGCTTCGACGGCGAGCGTATCGGCCAGGGCCGCGAAAACGTCCGCACCTTTCTCAAAAACAATCCGGAAGTCTTTACCAAGATGGACTCCCTGGTTCGCACCAAACTCGGCATCGGCGCAGTAGCCAAAGCCGAAGTCCCGGACGTTCCAGCAGACGGCCCCGCCGTGGCAGCTCAAGCCGTCCGCGCTAAAAAGTAA
- a CDS encoding TonB-dependent receptor, translating into MMHTKRLFLLLACCFFCIYAPRTDAQATTSLGGRVTDKSGAIIPGASVTLTLAATNATRVNTTNSSGEFQFSQIAPGRYNLTVSAPGFGTAERNGMDLLVSQPATVNVALSVASVTSQVNVTSNVQPVLNTTDATLGNAFDSQQVASLPIEGRNVPDLLTLQPGVTYMGRTDDNPGTTATGNNATDSRSGAVNGGRSDQANITLDGVDVNDINNGYAFTSVLRVTQDSVAEFRVTTSNPNAEEGRSSGAQVALVTRSGGNQFHGAVYEYNRSNLFEANDFFNKQQQLAAGEPNVPTKLIRNVFGAAIDGPVWKDKIFFFGNFEGRRDTQGANVSAGTVPTASFRAGNLQYEYQKGSGDAVYLLTPSDIKAMDPQGIGVNPAILQIFNAYPLPNDPTQGDGLNTEGYRFPYTYQRSYNTYISRLDWNITSNGKHTLFWRGNLQNDNEPTAPAFPGQPPSTTVLTNSKGFAAGYTAVLTNNFVNNFRYGLTRQGVDNAGISNQPHVSLAAVSDPQAFTRSTSTIVPVQNIVDDASWTKHTHNFQFGVNLRLIDDRSVSNSNSFPDGQMNQGWLSNGSTVANSGGPFDPPVYGFPTVDFSNYGNEYNSALLGITGIITEGDAIYNYNKQGTPLAVGAPVTRDYGWKESEFYFQDSWKALKNLTLTYGLHYAYLQPPAEKTGTQVGSCMISGSACKPYSLSQYYNDSAQQAASGGAANSIGEVAFNLNGRYNHQPDFWKADKFDLGPRLAFAYNPTPNSGIWNKLLGDGKTSIRAGYSLVFDHFGAATVNTFNSNGSYGLSSDLSNPPGSVNIASAPRFTTLTSIPSSLLPPAPKGGFPAIPSANQFAISWGLDSAIKTPYSHLIDFSIARELKNGSSLEVTYVGRLAHRLLAQEDVAMPINLASGGSTYFQAAKQLAILSRAGTNLAAVHNIPYFQQVFSALDGVDLGLGAGPASATQNVYQLFAQNVFNETYALYELDVPDSLSGAGVNPDQTYPSYRYYHDQYSALYAWRSIGNSNYHALEVVYRQRFGAGLQADFNYTYSKSMDITSQSERLNTSGATNYSQIINSWAPNQLYGVSDYDATHQINSNYIWSIPVGRGKRYLSSANRLTDALIGGWETTGIVRWTSGFPFIVDNGAYYPTNWDIEGWASQISKIPSKAAARGSLTQRFANPAAVFSSFDHALPGDSGTRNPLRGDGYYTWDAGLDKEFHLTQHAKLQFRWEMFNITNSVRFDSHSISATLDNPQNFGQATVLLTNQRVAQFSGRIEF; encoded by the coding sequence ATGATGCATACAAAAAGGCTTTTTCTTCTCCTCGCCTGCTGCTTCTTCTGTATCTACGCTCCTCGAACCGATGCGCAGGCTACGACCTCTCTAGGTGGTCGAGTCACCGACAAAAGCGGCGCTATCATCCCCGGAGCCAGCGTAACTCTCACCCTCGCCGCCACGAATGCAACACGCGTCAATACCACCAATTCCAGTGGCGAATTCCAGTTCTCGCAGATCGCTCCAGGCCGCTATAACCTCACCGTCTCAGCACCCGGATTCGGAACAGCCGAGAGAAACGGCATGGACCTGCTGGTAAGTCAGCCAGCAACGGTGAATGTCGCACTTAGCGTCGCCTCCGTCACCTCGCAGGTCAACGTCACCAGCAATGTGCAGCCAGTGCTGAATACCACCGATGCTACCCTCGGCAACGCGTTTGACAGCCAGCAGGTAGCATCCCTGCCGATCGAGGGCCGCAACGTTCCAGACCTGCTCACTCTTCAGCCCGGCGTTACATATATGGGACGGACGGACGATAATCCCGGCACTACGGCCACAGGAAACAACGCAACCGATTCGCGTAGCGGCGCGGTAAATGGAGGCCGCAGCGATCAGGCCAACATCACCCTCGATGGCGTCGATGTCAACGACATCAACAATGGTTATGCCTTCACCAGCGTTCTCCGTGTCACGCAGGACTCCGTTGCCGAGTTTCGCGTGACCACCAGCAATCCCAATGCGGAAGAGGGTCGCTCTTCCGGCGCACAGGTTGCGCTCGTCACTCGCAGCGGCGGCAACCAGTTTCACGGCGCAGTATATGAATATAACCGCAGCAATCTCTTCGAAGCCAATGACTTCTTCAACAAACAGCAGCAGCTCGCAGCAGGCGAACCCAATGTACCAACCAAGTTGATCCGCAATGTCTTCGGCGCGGCAATCGACGGCCCTGTCTGGAAAGACAAGATCTTTTTCTTCGGAAACTTCGAAGGGCGTCGCGACACGCAAGGCGCAAATGTAAGTGCCGGTACCGTGCCTACAGCCTCATTCCGTGCAGGCAACTTGCAGTACGAATATCAGAAGGGTAGCGGCGATGCCGTATACCTTCTCACGCCCTCTGACATCAAGGCTATGGATCCCCAGGGAATTGGCGTAAATCCTGCGATCCTGCAGATCTTCAACGCATATCCGCTGCCCAACGATCCAACCCAGGGCGACGGCTTGAACACGGAAGGCTATCGCTTCCCCTACACCTACCAGCGCAGTTACAACACCTATATTTCCAGGCTCGACTGGAACATTACATCCAACGGCAAACACACCCTCTTCTGGCGAGGCAATCTGCAGAACGACAACGAGCCCACAGCTCCCGCATTCCCCGGCCAGCCTCCATCGACAACCGTACTCACCAATAGCAAGGGTTTCGCGGCTGGCTACACAGCGGTGCTTACCAATAACTTCGTTAATAACTTTCGCTATGGCCTTACCCGTCAAGGGGTGGACAACGCAGGCATTTCCAACCAACCGCACGTATCTCTAGCGGCTGTATCCGATCCCCAGGCCTTCACACGCTCAACCTCCACCATCGTCCCCGTGCAGAATATCGTCGATGATGCCTCATGGACGAAGCACACGCATAACTTTCAGTTTGGAGTGAATTTACGTCTCATCGATGATCGCAGCGTCAGTAATTCAAACTCCTTCCCAGATGGGCAGATGAACCAGGGCTGGCTCTCCAACGGATCTACCGTCGCCAATAGCGGCGGCCCGTTCGATCCTCCGGTCTATGGTTTCCCCACGGTTGATTTCTCTAACTACGGCAACGAATACAACAGCGCCCTGTTGGGAATTACCGGCATCATTACCGAAGGCGATGCCATTTACAACTACAACAAACAAGGCACACCACTTGCAGTCGGAGCTCCGGTCACACGCGACTACGGCTGGAAGGAGAGTGAATTCTACTTCCAGGATTCATGGAAGGCATTGAAGAATCTCACGCTCACTTACGGTCTTCACTACGCATACCTGCAGCCTCCTGCGGAGAAAACAGGCACGCAGGTTGGTTCATGCATGATCTCCGGTTCAGCCTGCAAGCCCTATTCGCTTTCGCAGTACTACAACGACAGCGCCCAGCAGGCCGCTTCAGGCGGAGCTGCCAACAGCATTGGCGAAGTCGCATTCAATCTCAATGGACGTTACAACCATCAGCCCGATTTCTGGAAGGCAGATAAGTTCGATCTCGGACCTCGTCTCGCCTTTGCCTACAATCCCACTCCGAATAGTGGCATCTGGAACAAGCTGCTTGGAGACGGCAAGACCAGCATCCGCGCAGGCTACTCTCTGGTCTTCGATCACTTTGGAGCGGCGACAGTCAATACATTCAACAGCAATGGATCCTATGGCCTGTCCTCAGATCTCTCAAACCCGCCAGGCTCAGTCAATATAGCTTCCGCGCCGCGCTTCACAACGCTTACATCGATTCCATCCAGCCTGCTTCCTCCTGCACCCAAGGGCGGATTCCCGGCCATTCCATCTGCGAATCAATTCGCGATCAGTTGGGGTTTGGACTCGGCAATCAAGACTCCCTACTCGCACCTCATCGACTTCTCGATTGCCCGCGAATTGAAGAATGGCTCTTCACTTGAAGTCACCTACGTTGGCCGGCTCGCTCATCGCCTGCTGGCACAGGAAGATGTGGCTATGCCTATCAACCTTGCCTCTGGTGGCTCAACCTATTTTCAGGCGGCAAAACAACTGGCAATTTTGTCTCGTGCCGGAACAAATCTTGCGGCTGTTCATAACATTCCCTACTTCCAGCAGGTCTTCTCGGCATTGGACGGCGTTGATCTCGGCCTCGGCGCTGGTCCCGCATCTGCAACACAAAACGTCTATCAACTCTTCGCACAAAACGTATTCAACGAAACCTATGCCCTCTATGAACTCGACGTTCCCGATTCCCTTAGTGGTGCGGGCGTCAACCCGGATCAGACCTATCCCTCATATCGTTACTATCACGACCAATACTCGGCTCTTTACGCATGGCGATCTATCGGCAACTCCAACTACCATGCGCTCGAAGTTGTCTATCGCCAGCGCTTCGGCGCAGGTCTGCAGGCGGACTTCAACTACACCTACTCAAAGTCAATGGACATCACCTCGCAATCGGAGCGCCTGAATACTTCGGGTGCCACAAATTACTCACAAATCATCAATAGCTGGGCGCCGAATCAACTCTATGGCGTCTCCGATTACGACGCTACGCATCAGATCAACTCCAATTACATCTGGTCTATTCCTGTAGGCCGCGGCAAACGCTACTTGTCCTCGGCCAATCGACTGACGGATGCCCTGATCGGCGGGTGGGAAACTACCGGCATTGTTCGCTGGACAAGCGGTTTCCCTTTCATCGTCGATAACGGGGCTTATTACCCGACAAACTGGGATATCGAAGGCTGGGCCAGCCAGATTTCAAAGATCCCCTCAAAAGCTGCGGCCCGCGGATCTCTCACCCAGCGCTTCGCCAATCCTGCCGCAGTTTTTTCATCCTTTGACCATGCTTTGCCGGGAGATTCCGGAACGCGTAATCCTCTGCGCGGCGACGGCTACTACACCTGGGATGCAGGTCTCGATAAGGAGTTCCATCTCACCCAACACGCGAAGCTGCAATTTCGCTGGGAGATGTTCAACATCACCAACAGTGTGCGCTTTGACTCGCACTCCATTAGCGCAACGCTCGATAATCCGCAGAACTTTGGACAGGCGACCGTATTGTTGACGAATCAGCGCGTGGCCCAATTCTCCGGGCGCATCGAGTTCTAA
- the coaD gene encoding pantetheine-phosphate adenylyltransferase: protein MNVKAIYPGTFDPLTNGHLDLIGRGAKLFTQLTVAILNNPIKNPLFTVEERVEMLRESTRQLENVTVATFDGLMVDFARQNGATAVLRGIRAITDYEYEFQMALMNRRLAPEVETVFLQPAGRYSFVSSRMVKEVFSFGGSVEGLVPANVLKRLRGRIKKGEIQT from the coding sequence GTGAATGTAAAAGCAATCTACCCCGGCACCTTCGATCCCCTGACCAACGGCCACCTGGATTTAATCGGGCGCGGTGCCAAACTGTTTACCCAACTAACCGTAGCAATTCTGAATAATCCCATAAAAAACCCGCTGTTTACGGTTGAAGAACGCGTAGAAATGCTGCGCGAATCCACCCGGCAATTAGAAAATGTTACAGTCGCCACCTTCGATGGGCTGATGGTCGATTTTGCCCGCCAGAATGGCGCCACTGCCGTTCTACGTGGAATTCGAGCCATTACGGATTACGAATATGAATTCCAAATGGCACTCATGAACCGGCGGTTGGCTCCTGAAGTAGAAACAGTGTTTTTACAACCGGCAGGGCGGTATTCGTTCGTCAGTTCGCGGATGGTAAAAGAGGTTTTCAGCTTTGGCGGTTCCGTTGAGGGATTGGTGCCTGCAAATGTTTTAAAGCGGCTGCGCGGCCGGATCAAAAAGGGTGAAATTCAGACTTAA